The sequence TTATTGCAGGACTATTTCAGAGTGAATCAGAAGAAAGAACTTCTGGAACAACGTACGTTTGAGAGTACAAGGCAACAAGGCACGACTCTGGATCACTAGGAACTAAACAAAATCTtgacttgtcttttttttgttcttcatgaCTTAAAACCCTGTATGTATATACTGGGAAGTGTAGTTATACACTTTAATATAACGGAAATGATCTTTGGGTATCtctgatgaaaacaaaaattcaatctttcttCACAGAGAAACATGTGGCTATTACTTGTCTGTTAACTCGAAAAGATACAAAAGTTTATCCTTTCTCTTGTTCTAAAGTACAAGCAACAATGGAGAGGCCATGGTCGGCCAtcgctgctgcttcttcttcttcttcaagttgcTTCTTTGCTTCTCCCAACTCTTGCCTTTCTGTTATTAAACGAACGAATTCGAGCTTTGCTAACAGATATCTATCGAACTCTTCGGTTAGATCATTGCGACACAGCAGATTCGACTCGAAGCATAATCTCGTTTTGATCTCTAAACGTCGAATTAATGGAGATTCCGTTGTTCGGAGAAGCACCACAAGCAGTAAAAGCACGGAGGAGACTGAACCACCGTCGTCTTCGTCTGTAGATTGCGTCGGAATGGGATCAGACGTGGAATGCGTCTATAACGGAGAAGATGAGGAGGATCGGAGCTCCGGAATCTTGAGCGGCGGAGAAGGATCGTTCCTTGAATGGACGGTTCTGATTTCACCCTTCTTTTTCTGGGGAACGGCGATGGTGGCGATGAAGGAAGTGTTGCCTATTACTGGTCCTTTCTTCGTGGCCGCGTTTCGTTTAATTCCTGCTGGTTTGTTGCTTGTCGCGTTTGCAGTTTACAAAGGCAGACCTTTCCCTAGAGGACTCAATGCTTGGCTCTCTATTGCTCTCTTTGCTCTTGTGGACGCCACTTGTTTCCAGGTCTGCTTACTTGACCTCAACTCTTTTAAGAGTTAATTTGATAGATTCTTGTCTGAACGGTGATGATGGTTCAGGGATTTCTTGCTCAAGGGTTACAGAGAACTTCCGCTGGTTTAGGAAGTGTAAGTTGTTTTCTCTGGTGTCTACTATATTGCAACACCTGAGAAAGTAATAGGGACAAATGCTTTTGGGTTGCTAATCTGTCGCGATGCAGGTTATAATTGATTCTCAGCCACTGACTGTAGCTGTATTAGCATCTTTCTTGTTTGGTGAGTCCATTGGAATAGTGAGAGCTGGAGGTTTGCTCCTCGGCGTTGCTGGACTTTTGCTTCTTGAGGTAAAAGATCTACTTAATTTATCTATATAACAACAAGTCCGAGCTAGTATCTGACTAGTGTTCTTACAACTTGAGGATATGTTTGATTCACTACAGGTTCCCTCAGTTACTTCAGATGGTACTAACTTTTCCTTGTGGGGAAGTGGAGAGTGGTGGATGCTTCTTGCAGCTCAGAGCATGGCTATTGGTACTGTGATGGTTCGATGGGTCTCGAAATACTCGGATCCAATTATGGCTACCGGTTGGGTAATGTTACTCGATCCTCTGCCCTTTCAAACCTTACTTGTTCTCATTTCTGTTCAGTGGCTTGTCTCTGAGAGTTCTTACAAGAACTCAACCAAACTAACATGTTTCAAATGTTATCTGCAGCATATGGTTATTGGTGGCCTTCCTCTCTTGGCAGTTTCCGTTATAAACCATGACCCAGTTTTTAGCGGCAGTCTTCAAGATCTATCCACAAATGACGTCATAGCACTTCTTTACACGTCCATTTTTGGCAGCGCAGTTAGCTACGGTGTTTACTTCTACAGTGCTACTAAAGGTTCTATATCACTCCCCTCTCTCAGGAGTCTTTGCTGCTTTTGGTTTGAGATCTCTGACGCTTTTATGAtgccttttttgttgt comes from Camelina sativa cultivar DH55 chromosome 19, Cs, whole genome shotgun sequence and encodes:
- the LOC104763886 gene encoding WAT1-related protein At3g02690, chloroplastic, giving the protein MKTKIQSFFTEKHVAITCLLTRKDTKVYPFSCSKVQATMERPWSAIAAASSSSSSCFFASPNSCLSVIKRTNSSFANRYLSNSSVRSLRHSRFDSKHNLVLISKRRINGDSVVRRSTTSSKSTEETEPPSSSSVDCVGMGSDVECVYNGEDEEDRSSGILSGGEGSFLEWTVLISPFFFWGTAMVAMKEVLPITGPFFVAAFRLIPAGLLLVAFAVYKGRPFPRGLNAWLSIALFALVDATCFQGFLAQGLQRTSAGLGSVIIDSQPLTVAVLASFLFGESIGIVRAGGLLLGVAGLLLLEVPSVTSDGTNFSLWGSGEWWMLLAAQSMAIGTVMVRWVSKYSDPIMATGWHMVIGGLPLLAVSVINHDPVFSGSLQDLSTNDVIALLYTSIFGSAVSYGVYFYSATKGSLTKLSSLTFLTPMFASIFGYLYLDETFSSLQLVGAAATLVAIYLVNFPEGND